One segment of Echeneis naucrates chromosome 15, fEcheNa1.1, whole genome shotgun sequence DNA contains the following:
- the klf5a gene encoding Krueppel-like factor 5: MAATLTMSGGGQEDHFFPPQKAALPAGFTLEESALFGLDCKIADADKAGQNDYTQAKCEMDRYLSPQLLSLPPPADSQQKSAVDQFFSDDHTGAPYTLNMNLYLPDVAYLRVGLCQQVRAPQHQNHTGLTQIKTESASPCFSPNLHPHCPNTTATSSCSTSGHGGPGGISMETSAINMTLTGLPDFTSVFNQSGGSQGGDSVPEVFVKQEMPSQFEQHTLHHHDNGGSLFQLLNSGLEHHHGNGMEAQHQRHHQHQHQHQQQLQHTSTSTIHAAFHDLPVASSASQQEQTAKPAYCGLGAGAYMHPHVQAHGHFLQQQVPYLPPSPPSSEPGSPDRQKELLHTMSPPPSYAATIASKLAGSPPGHRSGPGSGGLTLPLNTGPTPVTGQAAVLPQPAATNPAPAPAPAQTTVPVRYSRRNNPDLEKRRIHHCDYPGCKKVYTKSSHLKAHLRTHTGEKPYRCTWDSCDWRFARSDELTRHYRKHTGAKPFQCAVCSRAFSRSDHLALHMKRHQN; the protein is encoded by the exons ATGGCCGCGACTCTGACGATGAGCGGCGGCGGGCAGGAGGATCACTTCTTTCCGCCGCAGAAGGCGGCTCTCCCCGCCGGATTCACCCTGGAGGAGTCGGCGTTGTTCGGCTTGGACTGCAAGATCGCGGACGCCGACAAGGCTGGACAAAACGACTACACACAG GCAAAGTGTGAGATGGACAGGTATCTCTCCCCGcagcttctctccctcccccctcctgcaGACAGCCAGCAGAAGTCTGCAGTGGATCAGTTCTTCTCTGACGATCACACCGGGGCTCCTTACACGCTCAACATGAATCTTTACCTCCCTGACGTTGCCTACCTGAGGGTGGGCTTGTGTCAGCAGGTGCGGGCCCCTCAGCACCAGAACCACACAGGTCTGACACAAATCAAAACGGAGTCCGCCTCCCCGTGTTTCTCCCCCAACTTGCACCCGCACTGCCCCAACACTACAGCCACGAGTAGCTGCAGCACATCTGGCCACGGCGGTCCTGGCGGTATTTCTATGGAAACCTCAGCCATAAACATGACGTTAACAGGGTTACCGGACTTCACCAGTGTTTTCAACCAGTCGGGCGGCAGCCAAGGCGGCGATTCGGTGCCAGAGGTTTTTGTCAAACAGGAAATGCCGTCGCAGTTCGAACAGCATACTCTCCACCACCACGACAACGGCGGCTCGCTATTTCAGCTCCTAAACTCCGGCTTGGAGCATCACCATGGTAATGGCATGGAGGCGCAACATCAGcgtcatcatcaacatcaacatcagcatcagcagcagttaCAACACACTTCCACTTCCACAATCCACGCAGCGTTCCATGATTTGCCGGTAGCTTCTTCTGCATCTCAACAGGAGCAGACTGCCAAGCCTGCCTACTGTGGCCTGGGAGCCGGGGCGTACATGCACCCTCATGTCCAGGCGCACGGCCacttcctccagcagcaggtgcCCTACCTGCCGCCCTCTCCGCCAAGCTCAGAGCCTGGCAGCCCTGACAGGCAGAAGGAGCTGCTCCACACCAtgtcccctcctccctcctacGCCGCCACCATTGCCTCCAAGTTGGCAGGTAGCCCTCCCGGACACAGATCTGGCCCGGGATCAGGTGGCCTGACCCTGCCCCTCAATACGGGTCCCACACCGGTCACAGGCCAAGCTGCAGTCCTTCCCCAACCCGCTGCAACGAACCCAGCACCGGCCCCAGCCCCAGCCCAGACAACCGTGCCTGTCCGCTACAGCCGGAGGAACAACCCAGACCTGGAGAAACGACGGATCCACCACTGCGATTACCCAG GCTGCAAGAAGGTCTACACCAAGTCGTCCCATCTGAAAGCCCATCTCAGGACTCACACGG GTGAGAAGCCGTACAGGTGCACGTGGGACAGCTGCGACTGGCGTTTTGCTCGTTCGGATGAGCTGACGCGTCATTATCGGAAGCACACCGGCGCCAAGCCCTTCCAGTGCGCCGTCTGCTCGCGCGCCTTTTCCCGATCCGACCACCTCGCCCTGCACATGAAGAGACACCAGAACTAG